ATGGAACGCTGCCGTACCGAATGGCTACGTGCTTCAGGGATTGACCACTACTGGCATCAAAAAGATTATAACTTCGTGGTTCACAAGATCGCGGTGAAATACATGCGTCCAATTTTGATGGACGATCTGATCACGGTGACTGCAAGTGTAATTTCATGTAAAACCGCGTCATTTACCTTGCAACAACATATTTATCGTGGTGAAATCTTACTGGCTTCAGGTGAGGTTGAGTTGGCATGTTTAAATGCAAACATGATGCCTTGCCGCTTACCTGATGAAATTCGTGATCTTATTCGTAAAGAATTAGCGCAAGATTAAAAAAACTTGGCACATGTAACTTATGGCAACACAACTAGAATCAACTCTACATATCTCCGATTTAATTTTACAAGCGAGTCCAGTCGTACAACTGGTGATGCTGATCCTGTTTCTTGCATCGCTGTATAGTTGGTATCTAATTGCCAAGTTGCATATGAGTTACAAAAAGGCCCACCAAGAAGACCAGCATTTCCAGAAAATGTTCTGGTCTGGGGCCG
This portion of the Acinetobacter sp. GSS19 genome encodes:
- the ybgC gene encoding tol-pal system-associated acyl-CoA thioesterase, which codes for MANLFAFPIRIYMEDTDAGGIVYHANHIRFMERCRTEWLRASGIDHYWHQKDYNFVVHKIAVKYMRPILMDDLITVTASVISCKTASFTLQQHIYRGEILLASGEVELACLNANMMPCRLPDEIRDLIRKELAQD